A window of Candidatus Obscuribacterales bacterium genomic DNA:
GCCATTGAAGACTTCCGTTCCACTAGGCAGGTAACGATCAGAGCCAGACAAAGGAGGTAGCTCAGGAGAGACCATCCGTCCCGTGATCGGTTCAATCAACGGGCTATAGTTCTCAGCACCAAGGGGTGCCACAGCCACCAAATCTGGTTCAGGAGCAGGCTCAGATGCCTCAGAGGTTTCCGGCACCCGAGGACTTTGTTCGGTCGTTACGGGTTCAAGCTGAAACTCAGGGGAATCTAGGCTGGTCGAGCGAGCAGCGAGCGTTAACTCATCTGGCGCAGCCGGTTCTGATGCAACATCCTCAGCCTGAATCGAGGGTGTCGAAACGATGGTGCTGTTCTGCCCACCCAGAGACTGCTCTCGCAACGAGACTACGTCGCTCAAGAGTTGGTCTAGATAGGACGGAGACTGTTCTGTGGGCGGAATCGAAAATTGCATAGGCTGAGCAGCCATTTCCGTTTCACTAGGAACAGCCGCGATCGTTTCAGCCTGTTCATCCGCTACGATAAGTGCCTCTGATCCTGGTAAGGCTGCAGGCAAATCGAGTTGGAGAGAATTGCTCGATGAACGTTGAGGTTGCCCCAAGTCCAGTTGGAAATTGTCGTTCACCGACAAAGGGCTACTCAAGTTCGATGGGTTGGAAAACACCGGCGTCGTCGGAGCCGCTGCAATCAAGGAGACGGGCTCTTCGCTCAGCGTCACCGAGGTGGAAGAAGGGGCTGGAATGGTTAGAACCTGACCCACCAAAATAAAGTTTGGATTGGAAATACGATTTTCCGTGACTAGGATGTCTGGCGTAACGTTGTAAGCCCTTGCAAGACTAGCAATGGTGTCGCCGGGTGCCACTTCATGAGTAATACTCATATCCGGCATAACTACATCAGACGCTTGACCGTTCGACGCAGGAGTCATCGATCCGGAGTTAAAGGAAAGAGTCGTGCTAGGTTCTGGATTCGTCAGCCCTAGATCGAGGGAGTCTGTCAGACCAGTCTGCTCTGAAGGCAAAGAGGCGATCGAGACGGGCAGTTGCTCATCTAACTTGCTCTCTTGGCTCACCTCAGAGGGAGCGTCTAACTTAATATCGTTAATCCCAAACGCCTGCGAGCGGGGCAAGGTTCCAGGAGCCGTTGCGACTAGATCTGGAAGCTGCTCTCCCACCGTGACAGAGGTCATTTGGGGAGATGGAAGACTGGATAGGCTGTCAAGACTAGCACGGAGCTGGTCTCGCTTTTGTTGGAGCAAGCGAAGAGCTTCGTCTTGCTCAGCCTTCAATTGACGATCCTGTTCGCTAGTATCACTAAACTGGCTTGATACCCGAACAGCAGGAGGGACAACGGGGATAGATGGAGCCTGGCTCAAACGAGATGGCTCACTCAATTCGATGGTGCTGGGAGCAGCGATCGCAGCTTCTGCGCCCGGAACACGCACAACTTGCCCCACATACAGCGTTGCATTGGGGGACAGCCCATTAGCCGCTGTGATCAGACTGAGATCTACCTGATACAGACTCGAAATCTGCCAGAGTGTTTGCCCTTCCCGGACAATATGCTCAGCAAACGTCTCATCAGCACGAAAAACGGAACGATTAGCTTCGTCTGCCCCAGCGTTGGACTTCATGTCCTGGGATGACGGGGAAGCGGCTGCGGTGGTTGATTCCGCCGGCTTGGGTTCAGCCGCCGCTGCTTCATCTCCATGGCGGGGTAATAAAATACTGGACGCACCCATGGAGAGTGCTAGCCCTAGCATCGCGGCAGAGGTGCGAGACCTACGGCTACCGCTGACAGAAGCCTTTTGATTCTGCCCGATCGCATTGATATCAACGGAAAGCGAACTAGGCAGAGGCTTAACCTTCTGCGGAAATGCTCGTTTCAAAGAACGAC
This region includes:
- a CDS encoding peptidoglycan DD-metalloendopeptidase family protein, encoding MKRAFPQKVKPLPSSLSVDINAIGQNQKASVSGSRRSRTSAAMLGLALSMGASSILLPRHGDEAAAAEPKPAESTTAAASPSSQDMKSNAGADEANRSVFRADETFAEHIVREGQTLWQISSLYQVDLSLITAANGLSPNATLYVGQVVRVPGAEAAIAAPSTIELSEPSRLSQAPSIPVVPPAVRVSSQFSDTSEQDRQLKAEQDEALRLLQQKRDQLRASLDSLSSLPSPQMTSVTVGEQLPDLVATAPGTLPRSQAFGINDIKLDAPSEVSQESKLDEQLPVSIASLPSEQTGLTDSLDLGLTNPEPSTTLSFNSGSMTPASNGQASDVVMPDMSITHEVAPGDTIASLARAYNVTPDILVTENRISNPNFILVGQVLTIPAPSSTSVTLSEEPVSLIAAAPTTPVFSNPSNLSSPLSVNDNFQLDLGQPQRSSSNSLQLDLPAALPGSEALIVADEQAETIAAVPSETEMAAQPMQFSIPPTEQSPSYLDQLLSDVVSLREQSLGGQNSTIVSTPSIQAEDVASEPAAPDELTLAARSTSLDSPEFQLEPVTTEQSPRVPETSEASEPAPEPDLVAVAPLGAENYSPLIEPITGRMVSPELPPLSGSDRYLPSGTEVFNGYIWPSTGTLTSGYGWRWGRMHRGIDIAAPVGTPIVAAAPGVVEFSGWNSGGYGNMVEIRHADGSMTRYAHNNRNLVQSGQSVEQGQQIAEMGSTGYSTGPHVHFEVHLPSEGTVNPMAYLSGQ